Proteins from a genomic interval of Quercus robur chromosome 9, dhQueRobu3.1, whole genome shotgun sequence:
- the LOC126701231 gene encoding TMV resistance protein N-like: MALPPSSSSSSSSSSTSSTSSSSKRCKFDVFLSFRGEDTRKTFTDHLYTGLKQKGISVFRDDEKLKQGTFITPELLKAVEESRFAVVILSRDYASSKWCLIELTKIVECMEMTGLVVLPVFYYVDPSDVRNHRGTFGEAFSKHEESFKDNIRYVQTWKDALTKVADLAGWDLKDKHESIIIQKIIGRIFSELYNKLPCVSEDLVGMDSCVKKMLDSYISEGLGGVRFVGICGMGGMGKTTLALEIYRRISGNFEARSFIANIREETKNQGLVSLQKQLLSKILMESEINIWDVYVGINVIRNTLSNKKVFIILDDVDGEEQLEALAGKHDWFGPGSRIIVTSRDSHLLIRCGVDYIYTANELNNDDALQLFSWRAFHKPHPEENYVNLSKDFVNYAKGLPLALKVLGSSLFAKRKNEWKSALDKLNREPNRSILDILQISFDGLTNTQKRLFLDIACFFKRENIDYIRDILESFCYYPDYNIGVLKDKSLITIDDHGSLWMHDLLQDMGQEIVHRESPKELGRRSRLWIYDDVIHVLKNNIGTKVVEGIMLNIPIQKVEHLSAEAFSKMKNLRLLKISSEKLPEDFINGTMQLPKDLIRGKVQLPQGLSYLSNELRLLEWHGYHLKCLPTNFQLNKLVELRMHCSGIKQLWNGNMNLDELRLIDLSDSQNLIEIPDLSGAPKLKQLIFRHCTRLYKIHASLGDLKQLIRLDLNGCKCLKSLPHKISSETLEIFDLGGCSRLKKLPEIVGNMSRLSKLCLCETAIKDLPLSVEHLIGLIELDLRDCKNLSSLSNACCCLMSLKILTLSGCSKLDELPENLGNIEGLEELDLSGTAITGLPLSIVHLKNLKILSLRGCVGLSSKSFNKLLSFPLMQRKRSHDPMGMLECSLQGLWSLTHLDLSYCNIQMIPDVLGTLSSLKELNLIGNNFVCLPESIIQLSNLQDLFLNGCTQLQMLPKLPLNMYFIDATGCTSLETLSLSPDYDFRPNVIYLLNCVKLIYNQGKGDFLSTILRHYIIKRCRNIDSFAYVTIPGSEIPNWFRHQNVGASVNLQVPSHLLLSSKFMGIAVCAVYIFHQHHPLLQLHIQNTHGLRCSVKVNGYPSFGVPLPLSVEFGKIESYHLWIEYYPFTCFESYWKEELDANEFTQIEVTYEIFGPSLEVTKCGAHLIFEQDIEDLKQTKPGSSSCTITPYYEDDDLGDSEKAVMMKWIEHPNLIENWIGNSCIQGQGD; this comes from the exons ATGGCTCTtcctccatcatcatcatcatcatcatcttcttcttctacttcttctacttcttcttcttctaagagATGTAAATTCGATGTATTTCTCAGTTTTAGAGGTGAGGATACCCGCAAAACATTTACAGACCATCTATATACTGGTTTGAAACAAAAAGGAATATCTGTTTTTAGGGACGATGAAAAACTTAAGCAGGGAACATTCATTACCCCAGAACTCTTGAAAGCAGTAGAAGAATCGAGGTTTGCTGTCGTTATTCTTTCAAGAGACTACGCTTCTTCAAAGTGGTGCTTGATTGAACTAACAAAGATAGTTGAGTGCATGGAAATGACGGGATTGGTAGTTCTACCTGTTTTTTACTATGTAGATCCTAGTGATGTGCGGAATCATAGAGGTACTTTTGGAGAAGCCTTTTCCAAACATGAAGAGAGCTTCAAGGATAACATTAGATATGTACAAACATGGAAAGATGCTTTGACTAAAGTTGCCGATCTTGCTGGATGGGATTTAAAGGATAA GCATGAATCAATAATTATACAAAAAATCATTGGAAGGATATTTAGTGAGTTGTATAACAAACTCCCATGTGTTTCTGAGGACCTTGTTGGAATGGACTCCTGTGTGAAGAAAATGTTAGATTCATACATAAGTGAAGGGTTGGGTGGTGTTCGCTTTGTTGGAATATGTGGGATGGGTGGAATGGGCAAAACAACCCTTGCACTTGAAATTTATAGAAGAATTTCAGGTAACTTTGAAGCTAGAAGCTTTATTGCGAATATTAGAGAAGAAACTAAAAATCAAGGTCTAGTTTCTTTACAAAAACAACTTCTTTCTAAGATCCTCATGGAAAGTGAAATAAATATATGGGATGTTTATGTGGGAATCAATGTTATAAGGAATACACtaagtaataaaaaagttttcattattcttgatgatgtggatgGAGAAGAGCAATTAGAAGCATTGGCAGGGAAGCATGATTGGTTTGGTCCTGGAAGTAGAATCATTGTAACAAGCAGAGATAGCCATTTATTGATAAGATGTGGTGTGGATTACATATATACAGCCAATGAATTGAATAACGATGATGCTTTGCAGCTTTTTAGTTGGAGAGCTTTTCATAAACCTCATCCAGAAGAAAATTATGTGAATTTGTCTAAGGACTTTGTGAATTATGCTAAAGGCCTTCCTTTAGCTCTTAAAGTTTTAGGTTCTTCGTTGTTTgctaaaagaaagaatgaatggAAAAGTGCCCTAGATAAACTAAACAGAGAACCTAATAGAAGCATTTTGGATATACTACAAATAAGCTTTGATGGGttaacaaatacacaaaaaagattgtttttagatattgcatgttttttcAAAAGGGAGAACATAGATTACATAAGAGATATATTGGAAAGTTTTTGCTATTACCCAGACTACAATATTGGTGTTCTTAAGGACAAATCTCTCATAACTATTGATGACCATGGAAGTTTGTGGATGCACGATTTGCTACAAGATATGGGTCAAGAAATCGTTCATCGTGAATCTCCTAAAGAGCTTGGTAGACGTAGTAGGTTGTGGATTTATGATGATGTCATTCATGTATTGAAGAATAATATT gGAACAAAGGTAGTTGAAGGCATAATGCTAAACATACCTATTCAAAAAGTGGAACACTTGAGTGCTGAAGCCTTCTCAAAGATGAAAAATTTGAGATTGCTTAAAATTAGTAGTGAGAAACTTCCAGAAGACTTCATAAATGGTACTATGCAACTTCCAAAAGACCTCATTAGAGGTAAGGTGCAACTTCCACAAGGCCTCAGTTATCTTTCTAATGAGTTACGTCTTCTCGAATGGCATGGATATCATTTAAAATGCTTACCAACCAATTTCCAACTAAACAAACTTGTTGAATTGAGAATGCATTGTAGTGGCATCAAACAACTATGGAATGGAAATATG AATTTAGACGAGTTAAGACTCATTGACCTAAGTGACTCTCAAAACTTGATTGAGATACCAGACCTTAGTGGAGCCCCGAAGCTTAAGCAATTGATTTTTCGACATTGTACAAGACTATATAAGATTCATGCATCTCTTGGAGATCTCAAACAGCTTATTCGATTGGATCTAAATGGTTGCAAATGTCTTAAAAGTCTTCCTCACAAGATCAGCTCGGAAACACTTGAAATTTTCGATCTTGGTGGTTGTTCAAGACTAAAGAAGTTACCAGAAATTGTAGGAAATATGTCACGTTTGTCGAAACTTTGTTTGTGTGAGACAGCTATAAAAGATCTACCATTATCAGTGGAGCATTTAATTGGCCTCATTGAATTGGATCTAAGAGACTGTAAAAACCTTTCAAGTCTTTCGAATGCATGTTGTTGTTTGATGTCTCTAAAAATTCTCACTTTATCTGGCTGCTCAAAACTTGATGAATTACCAGAGAATTTGGGTAATATTGAAGGCCTTGAGGAGCTAGACCTGAGTGGAACTGCTATAACAGGGCTTCCTTTATCTATTGTTCacttaaaaaatctcaaaatactATCTCTCCGTGGATGTGTGGGGCTGTCATCTAAATCATTCAATAAGCTCCTGAGTTTTCCTTtaatgcaaagaaaaagaagtcatGATCCCATGGGCATGTTAGAGTGTTCTTTACAAGGCTTATGGTCTTTGACGCATCTGgatttaagttattgcaatatTCAAATGATTCCTGATGTTCTTGGGACCTTGTCATctttaaaagaattaaatctAATAGGAAACAATTTTGTTTGCCTTCCTGAAAGTATCATTCAACTATCTAATCTGCAAGACCTTTTTTTGAATGGTTGCACTCAACTTCAAATGTTGCCCAAGCTTCcattaaatatgtattttattgaTGCAACAGGGTGTACCTCACTGGAAACATTATCATTAAGTCCAGATTATGATTTTCGGCCGAATGTAATATATCTTCTCAATTGTGTCAAATTGATTTATAATCAAGGCAAAGGTGACTTCTTGTCAACAATTCTAAGACATTATATCATTAAG AGATGCCGTAACATTGATAGTTTCGCATATGTCACAATTCCTGGAAGTGAAATTCCGAATTGGTTTAGGCACCAAAATGTGGGGGCTTCAGTGAATCTGCAAGTGCCTTCACATTTATTATTAAGTAGCAAATTTATGGGAATCGCTGTGTGCGCTGTTTATATATTCCACCAGCATCATCCACTTCTACAACTTCATATTCAAAATACGCATGGGCTTCGTTGTTCCGTTAAAGTCAACGGATATCCATCTTTCGGAGTGCCGCTTCCTTTATCGGTGGAATTTGGTAAGATTGAATCATATCATCTTTGGATCGAATATTATCCCTTTACATGCTTCGAAAGCTACTGGAAAGAAGAATTGGATGCTAATGAATTCACCCAAATTGAGGTTACATATGAAATTTTCGGTCCAAGCTTGGAGGTTACGAAATGCGGAGCCCATTTGATATTTGAGCAAGACATTGAAGATCTCAAACAAACTAAGCCTGGGTCTAGCAGCTGCACTATCACTCCTTATTATGAGGATGATGATTTAGGAGATTCAGAGAAAGCGGTGATGATGAAATGGATAGAGCACCCTAATCTAATTGAAAACTGGATTGGGAATTCATGCATACAAGGACAAGGTGACTGA